The Flavobacteriales bacterium sequence AAAAAGGAAGCGGTTCTTTTTGCTTTTGATGATATTTTAGATTTAAGTATGGCTAGAGAATGTGGAGCTCGATTCCTCATTAACAGACCTGCTAGTTTTGCTTTACATCATTTCTGTATTGAAAACAATTTATGCGATTATATAAGTGCCAATGATGGAGGGAATCACGCAGTTCGAGAGATTTCTGAATTGATTGTTTCTTTATTAGGTAATTGGAATACCGTTGTTAACGAACGTATAAAATTTAACGATTTATATGCGCCATACATCCAAATGCGACAACAAATCAACACTAATTTTTATACGTTGGAAAGTGGTCTAGTCGTTAAAAAAAAGTAAAAAGCTTATTCACAGGTTGATTGCTTTTCAAGTTTACCATCTTTGTCGTAACGTTTCCACTCTCCTGTTTGCTCATCATTAGTGTATTCACCTTCTAGAAAAACTAGGTTCTTTGTATCATTATGGTAAAATTTCCAGAAGCCATGTTTTACACAATTTTCAAAATTACCTTCTGAGGCTAAATTTCCATTCTCAAAGTACTTTTTTGCAAAGCCATCAACTTTCCCATTCTCAAAGCTCACCTCTTTTAACAGGTTTCCATTCTCGTAATAGAACTTCCAAAAACCTACCTGAACTCCATTGGTATAATTTCCCTCACTTTCTTTTTGGGTGGTATTAGGATAATAATTAACAATAAAACCATTAACATTAGCTCCCATATTTACTCCTTCACAAGCTATATTTACAGTAGGAACATCTGTTGAACAAGCACTTTCTTTCTTCTTGCAAGAGGAGAGTTGAAAGTTGAAGATTATTAAGGCAGAAACAACAATTAATTTTCTTTTCATACCAATTTGACGGCCCTCATCGTTTTTCCTTACTAGTAAAGTTTAATATTTCACTAAATAGTACAACAGTTTAACATACTCATTATTCACCATAATCAACCCTGCTTCGTATTTCCACCAATAATCCTCTCTATAACTCGAGTTTGGTGCTCCACTCAACAAAACCTCTATTCCTTTTTCTTCAAAAGGAGCTTTAAAAGTTGTGCTAATACGCCTTAAGTGAAACTTATCCGATACCACAATAATTCGTTGATACTTATGTTCTATAGCATAACTTAAAATTGCTTCAGCCTCTTCTTTAGTAGATGTTCCCTTAATTATTGGTTTTACATCTTGTGCTGGTGTATTCAATTCATTCACCATATAATACTGAGACAATACGGCATCAGGCTTTTTATCATCTGTAGTTAATAATATTTTTTCTACCACTTCGCCCATTGGATGAATAGTTGAAGCATATCCTTGTTCATAAAGGTAAACTCCGTGTGTACTTCGATCAAAAATATTTCCTCCAAGCACAAAAATGGCATCTGATTTTTTGAGGGGGTCCTCTTTAATCAAAAAATTACCAATTCCTTGCAGGATAGGAGCTCTAAAAACAATAGCCCAACATCCTATAAAAAAGAGTAACAGCCACTTTTTACCCCAATTTTTAGGTAACAGCTTCCCTACTTTCCATTTAGCTATATCTATTATTTCTGATCCTTTCATTTTGACAAGTCTAATTTAGCTATTTTAATAATTGGTGAATCAAAAACTTTAATTCGGGCAAAACCTCTTGTTTAAACCATTCATTTTTTGCTTGCCAAATATTATTCCGAGGAGATGGATGAGGCAATACGAAGTATTGGGGTAAATACGCTTTAAAGTTCCTCACTGTCTGTGTTAAGTTTTTACACTTTCGATCTTTGAGGTAATAATCCTGAGCATATTTTCCTACCAACAGGACTAATTCCACTTGTTGAAGTTGGTCAAACAGCAATTGATGCCATAAAGGAGCACATTCTTTTCTGGGAGGCAAGTCTCCTGTTTTTCCTTTTCCTGGATAGCAAAAGCCCATTGGTATAATACTTATTTGACGGGTATTATAAAACTGCTCAACAGAAATCCCCATCCATTTTCTAAGATTATCACCACTTTTATCGTTCCAGGGAATATTGGTATTATGTACTGCTAGGCCTGGTGCTTGACCAATAATCACGATGCGACTATCAGGGTGAGCTGTAAAAACAGGATTAGGTCCCATTGCTAATTCTTTAGCACATTCAGTACAACTTTTAACCCTATTGATTAACGCTTTCAACTTTTATTTCACTAATACCACTAAATATTTAGACACGCTCCAAAATTCCTCAGCGTTTTTGATTACTAATTTTTCAACTGGGTTTTCTCCAATCAATTCATAAGAAGTAGAAGGATGTGTTGTAATAACGTCTACCTTTTTGACTCCTAAAGGAATTTCGTTGATCGCATCAATACTAACTTCTGTAAAATACGATTTATTAAAATCACTTTTTAATTCTTTACTCGTTCCAATACCTAGTACTCCTCCTTCTTTAGAAATCACTCCATTTTCTAATAATTCAGATTTTGTTCCTATGGTATAATATGCCGCATTTAATTTCGCATTTGCTTCATTCAACATGGCTGTTTTATCAGTATAGGCCTCAAATAATTCAGCAAAAGCAGCATCTACATTTTCCAACTCTTGTTGCAATTGGAAAATTTCCATGTTTTTTTCATCAACATCTTCGGTTAATGACAAAATCATTTCATCCAAGCCATCCATTTTAATATTAGCATCTTTTACATTGCTTTTTAATTGCTTAATTTTCGTTTGATTTTCAGCCATTAATTGCCCCAGCAACTTAATTTCCTCAACTAAAGAAGCGTCATCAGCCTGTAATGATTCTGAATTTGCTTTCTTATTGATGATAAAACGTTGTTTATCTTTAATTAGATTTAAGTTTGAACGAATCTCATTAATATATCCTATATAGTTGGTAATGGTAGAATCTTTTTCAGCCAATTCTACTTTTAGCAATTCATTCTCCGCTTTGAGTTGTTCTACTTCCCCACTATTTTCTTGGCTTTCCCCTCCAAGAGTTGTTGCACCATCTTCATTCTGGCAAGCCATAAATACAATACTCAATGCACCAATCCAAATATATTTTTTAATCATTTTATTAGCAATTTTATCTTCTACTCAAAAATAACAAATATAATTTGCTTTAATATCAAATTATATTTAAATATTTATTGAAGTTGGATTATACACTTTTTTAAGTGTTATAATTTAAAAGCAACTCTAGAGCTGAAAGCTTTAACACCATACACCTATTATAACCAGGAGGGCAACATACAATGCTTTCTTTGTACATTTTTCTATCAATTATAAATACTTCACTATGAATTGAATCCTTATAAAAAGAGAGTTGATAGACTCTTTCAGACGGACAATGATACCTTCTATTATACTTATCATGAAGAAGACTATAGAACCTCTCAACTATTTTTTGATCAACGATCTCACTTACTATACTATCGTTCTTAGTTAAAACTAATTTAGTTGGAGTAAACTTTTTAGAAAACCTATTGGCAAACAACTCAAATTCATCAGCATACAATGAATCCACCTCCTTTTCTGCTGTTACTTTTTCGATAAATTGGCTCTGGTTAACACCTACTCTATCACCACCTGAGCAACTTGTCAAAAACACAGCTATTAACCCTAAAAAGCTAGCCCAATTTATTACCATGAATAGTTATTAGACCAACTATAAAACGCATCTATTTTTTCTTTATGCTTAGCAATCCATTTTTTTACATATTTTTCATCAGAGGATGAATAAACAATATAACTAAAGGTTTCAATGTAGTTATTCTTATTCATCTCTATAAAATAAGGAGCAAAGTAATCCCAATATAACCCATGGTTATCTGCTTTAAGTTCTTCTAAAGAACTACACAAAGTCTCAATATTTCCCTTTAACAAATCAACTTCTGTTTTCTTCTTATTAGCTTTCGTAAAATCCATTCCAGAATTTAATGCCAAGACTAATGCTGTTGTTGTAAAGTCATTTTCTTTTTTTACCGCTTCTTCCCCCTCTTTAGGAATATCATTGACATCAATA is a genomic window containing:
- a CDS encoding uracil-DNA glycosylase family protein, with product MKALINRVKSCTECAKELAMGPNPVFTAHPDSRIVIIGQAPGLAVHNTNIPWNDKSGDNLRKWMGISVEQFYNTRQISIIPMGFCYPGKGKTGDLPPRKECAPLWHQLLFDQLQQVELVLLVGKYAQDYYLKDRKCKNLTQTVRNFKAYLPQYFVLPHPSPRNNIWQAKNEWFKQEVLPELKFLIHQLLK
- a CDS encoding YdcF family protein, which translates into the protein MKGSEIIDIAKWKVGKLLPKNWGKKWLLLFFIGCWAIVFRAPILQGIGNFLIKEDPLKKSDAIFVLGGNIFDRSTHGVYLYEQGYASTIHPMGEVVEKILLTTDDKKPDAVLSQYYMVNELNTPAQDVKPIIKGTSTKEEAEAILSYAIEHKYQRIIVVSDKFHLRRISTTFKAPFEEKGIEVLLSGAPNSSYREDYWWKYEAGLIMVNNEYVKLLYYLVKY